From Streptomyces fungicidicus, one genomic window encodes:
- a CDS encoding ABC transporter substrate-binding protein: protein MRGTSRIIRIPRSPDGYVTTPRTRRAAALLAAGVLAVSLTACGGGDDDEDKGGDKGRGGGTPGTVTLPKLDGETLEVAAVWTGAEQKNFKQVLAEFEKRTGAKVTFVPAQDPIINFLGSKIAGGAPPDVALLPQPGAIKQAVDKGWAKPLGAGATKELGKNYSQGWQDIGKVDGKQYGVYYKAANKSLIWYNAQVFENAGASEPKTWDELLTTAQTVYDSGVTPFSVGGADGWTLTDWFENIYLSQAGPEKYDRLARHEIKWTDPSVKEALTTLAEVWGKKDYVAGGPSGALQTEFPASVTQTFTGGDQPKAGMVYEGDFVQVNIGETKAEVGTDAKVFPFPAVGDTAPVVSGGDAAVILEDSKAAQALATFLASPDAAAIQAKLGGFLSPNKAIDPSAYPNDVQKKIAEALIASGDDFRFDMSDQAPQAFGGTPGKGEWKALQDFLKNPKDVAGAQAKLEADAAAAYGN, encoded by the coding sequence ATGCGCGGAACGAGCAGGATCATCCGGATACCCAGGTCGCCCGACGGTTACGTGACGACTCCCCGCACCCGAAGAGCCGCGGCGCTGCTCGCCGCGGGTGTGCTCGCGGTCTCCCTCACCGCGTGCGGAGGCGGCGACGACGACGAGGACAAGGGCGGCGACAAGGGCAGGGGCGGCGGGACCCCCGGCACCGTCACCCTCCCGAAGCTGGACGGCGAGACCCTGGAGGTCGCCGCCGTGTGGACCGGCGCCGAGCAGAAGAACTTCAAGCAGGTCCTCGCGGAGTTCGAGAAGCGCACCGGCGCCAAGGTGACCTTCGTCCCCGCCCAGGACCCGATCATCAACTTCCTCGGCTCGAAGATCGCGGGCGGGGCCCCGCCGGACGTGGCGCTGCTGCCGCAGCCGGGCGCCATCAAGCAGGCCGTCGACAAGGGCTGGGCCAAACCGCTGGGCGCCGGGGCGACGAAGGAGCTCGGCAAGAACTACTCGCAGGGCTGGCAGGACATCGGCAAGGTCGACGGCAAGCAGTACGGCGTCTACTACAAGGCCGCCAACAAGTCGCTGATCTGGTACAACGCCCAGGTCTTCGAGAACGCGGGGGCGTCCGAGCCCAAGACGTGGGACGAACTGCTCACCACCGCGCAGACGGTGTACGACTCCGGTGTGACGCCGTTCTCGGTCGGCGGCGCCGACGGCTGGACGCTCACCGACTGGTTCGAGAACATCTACCTCTCCCAGGCGGGCCCGGAGAAGTACGACCGGCTCGCCCGGCACGAGATCAAGTGGACGGACCCGTCCGTCAAGGAGGCCCTGACCACGCTCGCCGAGGTCTGGGGCAAGAAGGACTACGTCGCGGGCGGCCCGTCCGGCGCGCTGCAGACGGAGTTCCCGGCGTCCGTGACGCAGACCTTCACCGGTGGCGACCAGCCCAAGGCCGGCATGGTCTACGAGGGCGACTTCGTGCAGGTCAACATCGGCGAGACCAAGGCCGAGGTGGGCACCGACGCGAAGGTGTTCCCGTTCCCGGCCGTCGGTGACACCGCGCCGGTGGTGTCCGGCGGCGACGCGGCCGTGATCCTGGAGGACTCGAAGGCGGCGCAGGCGCTGGCCACCTTCCTGGCCTCGCCGGACGCGGCGGCGATCCAGGCGAAGCTGGGCGGCTTCCTCTCGCCGAACAAGGCCATCGACCCGTCGGCGTACCCGAACGACGTGCAGAAGAAGATCGCCGAGGCGCTGATCGCGTCCGGCGACGACTTCCGTTTCGACATGTCCGACCAGGCCCCGCAGGCGTTCGGCGGCACACCCGGCAAGGGTGAGTGGAAGGCGCTGCAGGACTTCCTGAAGAACCCCAAGGACGTCGCCGGCGCGCAGGCGAAACTGGAGGCCGACGCGGCCGCGGCGTACGGGAACTGA
- a CDS encoding carbohydrate ABC transporter permease encodes MASDTAAGAPRTAPVAPKSRKSVTGTRRTVAALFLLPALVLLGALVVYPIGYSVVRSFYDQSGDGFAGFDNYQSLFTDDGIRTALKNNVLWVVFAPTVATALGLVFAVLTERVRWGTAFKLVVFMPMAISMLAAGIIFRLVYDQDPDKGVANAVWVGVHDTFAQSSAFPKAHPGRESPLEPAGGGAFVTKGTVSAGDTVTLPLVGVAPDLMPDGAKRAAAPKPDGDRINGTTWQDFTRGKGVGTLNQVDAAELGYAGMRVEAVKDGEVVETATAGDDGSFSLSAEADGARLRLPASNFQEPYNGLDWLGPSLVTPAIIGSYIWMWAGFAMVLIAAGLAGMPRELLEAARVDGANEWQVFRRITVPLLAPVLAVVTVTLMINVLKVFDLVFIIAPGSSQDDANVLALELYRKGFSEDQPGVASAIAVFLLLLVIPVMWFNVRRLRREVRR; translated from the coding sequence ATGGCGTCGGACACGGCGGCGGGGGCCCCGAGGACGGCCCCTGTCGCTCCCAAGTCGCGCAAGAGTGTCACCGGCACCCGGAGAACGGTCGCGGCGCTGTTCCTGCTGCCCGCGCTCGTCCTGCTCGGTGCGCTCGTGGTCTACCCGATCGGGTACTCCGTCGTCCGCAGCTTCTACGACCAGTCCGGCGACGGCTTCGCCGGATTCGACAACTACCAGTCCCTGTTCACCGACGACGGCATCCGCACCGCCCTGAAGAACAACGTCCTGTGGGTGGTGTTCGCGCCCACGGTGGCGACCGCGCTCGGCCTGGTCTTCGCGGTGCTGACCGAACGGGTGCGCTGGGGCACGGCGTTCAAGCTGGTCGTCTTCATGCCGATGGCGATCTCGATGCTGGCGGCCGGGATCATCTTCCGCCTGGTGTACGACCAGGACCCTGACAAGGGCGTCGCGAACGCGGTGTGGGTGGGGGTGCACGACACCTTCGCCCAGTCGTCGGCGTTCCCGAAGGCGCATCCGGGCCGTGAGTCGCCGCTGGAACCGGCGGGCGGGGGCGCGTTCGTCACCAAGGGGACGGTGAGCGCCGGGGACACGGTGACGCTGCCGCTGGTCGGTGTCGCCCCGGACCTGATGCCGGACGGGGCGAAGCGGGCCGCCGCGCCGAAGCCGGACGGCGACCGGATCAACGGCACCACCTGGCAGGACTTCACCCGCGGCAAGGGCGTCGGCACGCTGAACCAGGTCGACGCCGCCGAACTGGGCTATGCCGGGATGCGCGTCGAGGCCGTCAAGGACGGCGAGGTGGTGGAGACGGCCACGGCGGGCGACGACGGCTCCTTCTCGCTGTCGGCCGAGGCGGACGGGGCCCGGCTGCGGCTCCCGGCGAGCAACTTCCAGGAGCCGTACAACGGGCTGGACTGGCTCGGCCCGTCGCTGGTCACGCCCGCGATCATCGGCTCTTACATCTGGATGTGGGCGGGCTTCGCGATGGTGCTGATCGCGGCCGGGCTCGCGGGGATGCCCCGGGAACTGCTGGAGGCCGCGCGGGTCGACGGCGCGAACGAGTGGCAGGTGTTCCGGCGGATCACGGTGCCGCTGCTGGCGCCGGTCCTCGCGGTCGTCACCGTCACCCTGATGATCAATGTGCTGAAGGTGTTCGACCTGGTCTTCATCATCGCCCCGGGCTCCTCCCAGGACGACGCGAACGTCCTCGCGCTGGAGCTGTACCGCAAGGGCTTCTCCGAGGACCAGCCGGGCGTCGCCAGCGCGATCGCGGTGTTCCTGCTGCTGCTGGTGATCCCGGTGATGTGGTTCAACGTGAGGCGGCTGCGGCGGGAGGTCAGGCGATGA